A stretch of the Mesorhizobium huakuii genome encodes the following:
- a CDS encoding GNAT family N-acetyltransferase encodes MFALPFFRRDLPALKGDLVTLRVPFTNDFREWSILRGESRAFLEPWEPRWTPDELDRAAWRLRISRYREDYAQGTAIAFFIFEKSSGKLAGGITLGNIRHGVSQSGHVGYWIGERFGGRGLMTDAVKVVSRFAFDTLRLHRIEAACIPDNIRSIRVLEKAGFRREGLLRSYLRINGIWQDHYLYARIADDPPAAGTKD; translated from the coding sequence GTGTTCGCGCTCCCTTTCTTTCGCCGTGACCTGCCGGCACTGAAGGGTGATCTCGTCACGCTGCGCGTGCCATTCACCAATGACTTCCGGGAATGGTCGATATTGCGCGGTGAAAGCCGCGCCTTTCTGGAGCCGTGGGAGCCACGCTGGACTCCCGACGAGCTCGACCGCGCGGCATGGCGCCTGCGCATCAGCCGCTACCGCGAAGACTATGCGCAGGGAACGGCGATCGCCTTCTTCATCTTCGAGAAGTCGAGCGGCAAGCTGGCTGGCGGCATCACGCTCGGCAACATACGCCATGGCGTCTCGCAAAGCGGCCATGTCGGCTACTGGATCGGCGAGCGCTTCGGCGGGCGCGGGCTGATGACCGACGCGGTCAAGGTCGTGTCCCGCTTCGCCTTCGATACTCTGAGGTTGCACCGGATCGAGGCGGCCTGTATTCCCGACAATATCCGGTCGATCCGCGTGCTTGAAAAAGCCGGATTCCGGCGCGAAGGACTGTTAAGATCCTATCTGAGGATCAACGGCATCTGGCAGGACCATTACCTCTACGCCCGGATCGCGGACGATCCGCCGGCCGCAGGAACGAAGGACTGA
- a CDS encoding homoserine kinase, translating to MAVYTDVAEGELGAFLKHYPVGDLLSYKGIAEGTENSNFLLHTSSGSYILTLYEKRVEKADLPFFLGLMGHLANKGVSCPLPVIAHDGSVIGTLAGRPAVIITFLEGLSLRRPTATHCAEVGKALAALHLAGADFPMTRPNALAIDGWRKLWNAARDRADEVEPGLAAEVDADFADFERNWPKDLPAGIIHADLFPDNVFFLGEKLSGLIDFYFACDDLYAYDVATCLNAWCFEKDFSFNLTKGKALLAGYQSVRSLSGQEKAALPMLARGSALRFMLTRLYDWLTVPDGGLVMKRDPTEYIRRMRFHRAIKSASEYGLAEYGVS from the coding sequence ATGGCGGTCTATACCGACGTTGCGGAGGGCGAACTCGGCGCTTTCCTGAAACACTATCCGGTCGGCGATCTCCTGTCCTACAAGGGCATCGCGGAGGGCACGGAAAACTCCAACTTTCTGCTCCACACCTCCAGCGGCTCCTACATCCTGACGCTCTATGAGAAGCGGGTCGAGAAGGCGGATCTGCCGTTTTTCCTTGGGCTGATGGGTCATCTCGCCAACAAGGGTGTGTCCTGTCCGCTGCCGGTGATCGCGCATGACGGCAGCGTCATCGGCACGCTGGCCGGCCGGCCGGCGGTTATCATCACCTTCCTCGAAGGGCTCTCGCTGCGGCGGCCGACGGCAACGCACTGTGCCGAGGTCGGCAAGGCGCTGGCCGCCCTGCATCTGGCCGGTGCCGATTTCCCGATGACCCGCCCGAACGCGCTCGCCATCGACGGTTGGCGCAAGCTTTGGAACGCGGCCCGCGACCGCGCCGACGAGGTCGAGCCGGGCCTCGCAGCCGAGGTCGACGCCGATTTCGCCGATTTCGAGCGCAACTGGCCGAAGGACCTTCCGGCAGGCATCATCCATGCCGATCTTTTTCCGGACAATGTCTTCTTCCTCGGCGAAAAGCTGTCGGGCCTGATCGACTTCTATTTCGCCTGCGACGACCTCTACGCCTATGATGTCGCCACCTGCCTCAACGCGTGGTGTTTCGAGAAGGATTTTTCCTTCAACCTCACCAAGGGGAAGGCACTGCTTGCCGGCTATCAGAGCGTGCGTTCCCTGAGCGGGCAGGAAAAGGCGGCATTGCCGATGCTGGCGCGCGGTTCGGCGTTGCGTTTCATGCTGACCCGGCTCTACGACTGGCTCACCGTTCCCGATGGCGGGCTGGTGATGAAACGCGACCCGACCGAATATATCAGGCGGATGCGATTCCATCGGGCAATCAAATCGGCTTCGGAATATGGATTGGCCGAATACGGGGTATCATGA
- the ispH gene encoding 4-hydroxy-3-methylbut-2-enyl diphosphate reductase, with the protein MLQTIAKPPLTIRLCQPRGFCAGVDRAIQIVVLALKKYGKPVYVRHEIVHNRYVVEGLQSLGAVFIEELSEIPAEHRQSPVVFSAHGVPKSVPADAQARNLFYLDATCPLVSKVHKQAMRHQRLGRHVLLIGHAGHPEVIGTMGQLPEGAVTLIETEADAARLVPADPKALGFVTQTTLSVEDTAGIIRALQDRFPDLKAPAAESICYATTNRQEAVKDTAPGADLYLIVGAPNSSNSRRLVEVAERAGATMSLLVQRAAEIPWNDIGNISTLGLSAGASAPEIIVDEIIDAFRQRFDVTIDLAITATETEDFPVMRVLRDVELTPADMAFVNGAA; encoded by the coding sequence ATGCTTCAGACAATCGCCAAGCCTCCTCTGACGATCCGGCTCTGCCAGCCGCGCGGTTTCTGCGCGGGCGTCGACCGTGCTATCCAGATCGTCGTGCTGGCGCTGAAGAAATACGGCAAGCCGGTCTATGTCCGCCACGAGATCGTGCACAACCGCTACGTTGTCGAGGGACTGCAAAGCCTGGGCGCGGTCTTCATCGAGGAACTCTCCGAAATCCCGGCCGAACACCGGCAGTCGCCGGTCGTCTTTTCGGCGCACGGCGTGCCGAAATCGGTGCCGGCGGATGCGCAGGCGCGCAACCTGTTCTATCTCGACGCCACCTGTCCGCTGGTCTCGAAGGTCCACAAGCAGGCGATGCGCCATCAGCGGCTTGGCCGCCATGTGCTGTTGATCGGTCATGCCGGACACCCCGAGGTGATCGGCACGATGGGACAATTGCCGGAGGGCGCGGTCACGCTGATCGAGACCGAGGCCGATGCCGCCAGGCTGGTGCCCGCCGATCCGAAGGCGCTCGGCTTCGTCACCCAGACCACGCTGTCGGTCGAGGACACCGCCGGCATCATCCGTGCGCTGCAGGACCGCTTTCCCGACCTGAAGGCGCCGGCGGCGGAATCGATATGCTACGCCACCACCAACCGCCAGGAGGCGGTCAAGGATACCGCCCCCGGCGCTGATCTCTATCTGATCGTCGGCGCCCCCAATTCCTCCAATTCGCGCCGCCTTGTCGAAGTGGCGGAGCGTGCCGGCGCCACCATGTCGCTTCTCGTGCAGCGCGCCGCCGAGATTCCGTGGAATGACATCGGCAACATTTCGACGCTCGGCCTGTCGGCCGGGGCATCGGCGCCGGAGATCATCGTCGACGAGATCATCGACGCGTTCCGCCAGCGCTTCGATGTCACCATCGACCTGGCCATCACGGCCACCGAAACAGAGGATTTTCCGGTCATGCGGGTACTGCGCGATGTCGAACTGACGCCGGCCGACATGGCCTTCGTCAATGGGGCCGCGTAA
- a CDS encoding DUF2938 domain-containing protein has product MFDVIWRAIAIGIGATILMDLWALFLHKAFGQPRPNWGPVGRWVWHLTDKVFHNDIGEAEPYAHEVALGWAFHYFVGIVYGIILVVLAGAGWLAAPTFMPAFILGIVTVGAGWFLLAPGMGAGWAASKRPNPMQIRALNLVSHTVFALGLWGTALVIR; this is encoded by the coding sequence ATGTTTGACGTCATCTGGCGCGCTATCGCGATCGGCATCGGCGCCACCATACTGATGGATCTCTGGGCCCTCTTTTTGCATAAGGCGTTTGGCCAGCCACGGCCGAACTGGGGACCTGTCGGTCGCTGGGTCTGGCACCTCACCGACAAGGTCTTTCACAACGATATTGGCGAGGCAGAGCCTTACGCGCATGAAGTCGCGCTCGGTTGGGCCTTTCACTATTTCGTCGGCATCGTCTACGGCATCATCCTGGTCGTGCTGGCCGGAGCCGGCTGGCTTGCCGCGCCGACCTTCATGCCGGCCTTCATCCTCGGCATCGTCACCGTCGGCGCCGGCTGGTTCCTGCTGGCACCCGGCATGGGCGCCGGATGGGCAGCCTCGAAGCGGCCCAATCCGATGCAGATCCGGGCGCTCAACCTGGTCTCTCACACAGTGTTCGCGCTCGGGCTTTGGGGCACGGCGCTGGTGATCCGCTAG
- a CDS encoding histidine phosphatase family protein, whose amino-acid sequence MPILYYVTHPQVQIDAAIPVPEWGLSDVGRARAVAMLDQPWVGSIRRIVSSGERKAIETAEILAGHLRLAVEVRERMHENDRSATGFLPPPEFEAVADQFFANPHKSIREWERAIDAQQRIISEVEAVLGGDEAGDIAVVGHGGVGTLLLLSLSGREISREADQPAGGGNYFAYDIGAHRVMHGWRPIDRLP is encoded by the coding sequence ATGCCGATCCTCTACTATGTCACGCATCCCCAGGTGCAGATCGATGCCGCCATTCCCGTGCCGGAATGGGGGTTATCAGACGTCGGGCGGGCGAGAGCCGTTGCCATGCTCGATCAGCCATGGGTCGGTTCAATCAGGCGTATCGTGTCATCGGGCGAGCGAAAGGCGATAGAAACCGCTGAGATACTCGCAGGCCATCTCCGCCTTGCCGTGGAGGTCAGGGAACGGATGCATGAGAACGACCGGTCCGCGACGGGCTTTCTGCCGCCGCCGGAGTTCGAAGCGGTTGCCGACCAGTTCTTCGCCAATCCGCACAAAAGTATTCGCGAGTGGGAGCGGGCGATCGATGCGCAGCAACGCATTATCAGCGAGGTCGAGGCCGTGCTCGGCGGCGATGAGGCCGGCGACATCGCTGTCGTTGGCCATGGAGGAGTTGGAACGCTCCTGTTGCTGTCTCTCAGCGGACGGGAAATCAGCCGCGAAGCGGATCAGCCGGCCGGCGGCGGCAACTATTTTGCCTACGATATCGGCGCGCACCGTGTCATGCATGGATGGCGGCCGATCGACAGGCTGCCTTGA
- a CDS encoding protein-disulfide reductase DsbD domain-containing protein, with product MQSLKILLLGAAMGSAAALPASASSSAWYNSEGGKVRLVTSGKPDEAGRIQGVLDIALKPGWKTYWRDPGDAGVPPQLDVSASTNIADATLSFPAPQRHDDGYGKWAGYNYPISLPVTFTLATPNQPAVIDADIFLGICETICIPVQTRLTVDPTSDPDNADDAALVKASFTALPAPAKPDFGINVLPGDHETLVVEASFPGDPEAADFFVAGERDYMFGTPSRSEKDGKLIFTVPILDRPSATPTDGGLHYTLTSSAGAVEGLLPFP from the coding sequence ATGCAAAGCTTGAAAATCCTGCTGCTCGGCGCCGCCATGGGATCAGCGGCCGCTCTCCCTGCCTCCGCCTCCTCGTCCGCCTGGTACAACAGCGAAGGCGGCAAGGTGCGGTTGGTGACATCAGGCAAGCCCGACGAGGCCGGCCGCATCCAGGGCGTTCTCGACATCGCGCTCAAGCCAGGCTGGAAGACCTATTGGCGCGACCCGGGCGACGCCGGCGTGCCGCCGCAGCTCGATGTTTCGGCCAGCACCAACATCGCCGATGCCACACTCTCGTTTCCGGCACCGCAACGCCACGACGATGGTTATGGCAAATGGGCAGGCTACAACTATCCGATTTCGCTGCCTGTGACCTTTACGCTGGCAACCCCGAACCAGCCGGCTGTCATCGATGCCGATATCTTTCTCGGCATTTGCGAGACGATCTGCATCCCCGTGCAGACACGGCTGACCGTCGATCCCACTTCCGATCCTGACAATGCCGACGACGCGGCCCTGGTGAAGGCGAGCTTCACGGCGTTGCCGGCGCCGGCAAAGCCTGATTTCGGCATCAACGTGCTGCCGGGCGATCACGAGACTCTGGTCGTCGAGGCGAGCTTTCCCGGTGACCCGGAGGCAGCGGATTTCTTCGTCGCTGGCGAGCGGGACTATATGTTCGGCACCCCTTCCCGCAGCGAAAAGGACGGCAAGCTGATCTTCACCGTGCCGATCCTCGACCGCCCCTCGGCAACGCCGACGGATGGCGGGCTTCACTACACGCTGACGAGTTCGGCGGGCGCGGTCGAAGGGCTGCTGCCTTTCCCTTGA
- a CDS encoding ribbon-helix-helix domain-containing protein: MANVEKMSVAVTPQQAALMREAVEAGEYATASEIVREAVRDWLAKRELRHEDIRRLRQLWDEGKASGRPEPVDFDALRKEARQKLTEASPNGR; encoded by the coding sequence ATGGCAAATGTTGAAAAAATGAGCGTGGCTGTGACCCCACAACAGGCAGCCCTCATGCGAGAGGCTGTGGAAGCGGGCGAGTATGCCACCGCAAGCGAGATTGTGCGTGAAGCAGTGCGGGATTGGCTGGCCAAGCGCGAGCTGCGGCACGAAGATATCCGCCGGCTGCGACAGCTGTGGGATGAAGGCAAGGCAAGCGGGAGACCGGAGCCTGTGGATTTCGACGCTTTGCGAAAGGAAGCTCGGCAAAAGCTAACGGAAGCCTCGCCGAATGGCCGTTAG
- a CDS encoding EAL domain-containing protein produces MTNFLRNGPLFAFVLAAMLTLCAASSAFAVEPIKIARDDVALDLSRAFEIYRNQGENFQVSTAPGPDGIVRRIEVEAKDARSTGDWAVFALANSTDQQIDRLIVAPHFRLVNSGIFWPDLGATRIAAITPSEGFALDRQTSPDADVFRVTLNPGTVITFIAELASPKLPQVYLWEPEAYKDSVNSYTLFRGIVIGIAGLLALFLTILFVVKGTSMFPATAALAWAVLSYICVDFGFLNKVIEISPGNEQMWRAGTEVALAATFVVFLFAYLNLNRWHGHFSYGALVWILGLVLIAGVAIVDPAVAAGIARISFAATALTGLGLIIFLGIRGYDRAIMLVPSWVMVLLWLCGSWMAITGMLDNDIAQPALGGGLILIILLIGFTVMQHAFAGGALHQGLFSDLERQALAVAGSGDTVWDWDVLRDRVVTKPDVSIQLGLAPNSLGGAARNWLPVLHADDRDTFRTTLDVVLEHRRGRVSQNFRLRGADGHYHWFNLRARPVIGSDGEVIRCVGTMVDVTEQKKSEERLLHDAVHDNLTGLPNRELFMNRLEAIISIARTEEKVRPTVFVIDIDRFKQVNDGLGISAGDTILLTIARRLHRLLKPKDSLSRFAGDQFALMLLSEQDPARIAGVADAIKHAINNPITFAKREIVLTASIGLITWTSAQTSAEDMVKDAELAMHQAKRFGGDRIEPFRPAFRTVGTDRLQFESDLRRAIERREFTLAYQPIVRLEDGSVAGFEALLRWDHPRRGMIPPADFIPVAESCGLIVQLGLFAMQQAAEDLAGWQKQIGDAPLSVSVNLSSRQLIRRDLVSDVRSVIARANLKPRCFRLELTESLVMDNPEQTAHVLTKLKQLGIGLSLDDFGTGYSSLAYLTRFPFDTIKIDKSFVDDSTPKRAVLLKSMVNMAHELGLSVVAEGISDERDALELRQMGCEYVQSFMFGAPMPGDQVLKTLKEQYPLTQA; encoded by the coding sequence TTGACGAATTTCCTGCGAAACGGGCCGCTGTTCGCCTTTGTCCTCGCGGCAATGCTGACGCTGTGCGCGGCTTCGTCGGCCTTTGCCGTCGAACCGATCAAGATTGCCCGCGACGACGTCGCGCTCGACCTGTCGCGCGCCTTCGAAATCTACCGCAATCAGGGCGAAAACTTCCAGGTGTCGACCGCGCCGGGGCCGGACGGCATCGTGCGGCGCATCGAGGTCGAGGCCAAAGACGCCCGCTCGACCGGCGACTGGGCGGTGTTCGCGCTGGCCAACAGCACCGACCAGCAGATCGACAGGCTGATCGTGGCGCCGCATTTCCGATTGGTCAATTCCGGCATCTTCTGGCCCGATCTCGGCGCCACCCGCATTGCCGCGATCACGCCCAGCGAGGGCTTTGCGCTCGACCGCCAGACCAGCCCTGACGCCGATGTGTTCCGGGTGACGCTGAACCCGGGAACGGTGATCACCTTCATCGCCGAGCTCGCCTCGCCCAAGCTGCCGCAGGTCTATCTGTGGGAACCGGAAGCCTACAAGGACTCGGTCAACTCCTACACGCTGTTTCGCGGCATCGTCATCGGCATTGCCGGCCTTCTGGCGCTGTTCCTGACCATCCTTTTCGTGGTCAAGGGGACCTCGATGTTCCCGGCGACCGCGGCACTTGCCTGGGCGGTGCTTTCCTATATCTGCGTCGATTTCGGTTTCCTCAACAAGGTCATCGAGATCTCGCCCGGCAATGAGCAGATGTGGCGGGCGGGAACGGAGGTGGCGCTTGCGGCGACCTTCGTCGTCTTCCTGTTCGCCTACCTCAACCTCAACCGATGGCACGGCCATTTCAGCTATGGCGCCCTGGTCTGGATTCTCGGGCTGGTGTTGATTGCGGGCGTCGCCATCGTCGATCCTGCGGTCGCCGCCGGCATCGCCCGCATCTCCTTTGCCGCCACCGCGCTGACCGGGCTCGGCCTGATCATCTTCCTCGGGATTCGGGGTTATGATCGTGCGATCATGCTGGTGCCCAGTTGGGTCATGGTGCTGTTGTGGCTATGCGGGTCGTGGATGGCGATCACCGGCATGCTCGACAACGACATCGCCCAGCCTGCACTCGGCGGCGGGCTGATCCTGATTATCCTGTTGATCGGCTTCACCGTCATGCAGCACGCCTTTGCCGGTGGCGCGCTGCATCAGGGGCTGTTCTCCGACCTCGAACGCCAGGCGCTGGCGGTTGCCGGGTCGGGCGACACGGTGTGGGACTGGGACGTGCTGCGCGACCGCGTCGTCACCAAGCCCGACGTCAGCATCCAGCTCGGCCTCGCGCCCAACAGCCTTGGGGGTGCTGCACGCAACTGGCTGCCCGTGCTGCATGCCGACGACCGCGACACGTTCCGCACGACGCTCGACGTGGTGCTTGAACACCGGCGCGGCCGGGTGTCGCAGAACTTCCGCCTGCGCGGCGCCGACGGGCATTATCACTGGTTCAACTTGCGGGCGCGGCCGGTTATCGGATCGGACGGCGAGGTCATACGCTGCGTCGGCACCATGGTCGACGTCACCGAGCAGAAGAAGTCCGAGGAGCGGCTTCTGCACGACGCCGTGCACGATAATCTGACCGGCCTGCCGAACCGCGAACTGTTCATGAACCGGCTGGAAGCGATCATCTCGATCGCCCGCACCGAAGAGAAGGTGCGCCCGACCGTCTTCGTCATCGACATCGACCGCTTCAAGCAGGTCAATGACGGGCTCGGCATCTCGGCCGGTGACACCATCCTGCTCACCATAGCGCGTCGCCTGCACCGGCTGTTGAAGCCGAAGGATTCTCTGTCACGCTTCGCCGGCGACCAGTTCGCGCTCATGCTTTTGTCCGAACAGGACCCTGCCCGCATCGCCGGCGTGGCGGACGCCATCAAGCATGCGATCAACAATCCGATCACCTTTGCCAAGCGCGAGATCGTGCTGACCGCCTCGATCGGCCTGATCACCTGGACCTCGGCGCAGACCTCGGCCGAGGACATGGTCAAGGACGCCGAGCTTGCCATGCATCAGGCCAAGCGCTTTGGTGGCGACCGGATCGAGCCGTTCCGCCCGGCCTTCCGCACCGTCGGCACCGACCGGTTGCAGTTCGAATCCGACCTGCGGCGCGCCATCGAGCGGCGCGAATTTACCCTTGCCTACCAGCCGATCGTGCGGCTGGAAGACGGCAGCGTTGCCGGCTTCGAAGCCTTGCTGCGCTGGGACCATCCGCGCCGCGGCATGATCCCCCCGGCCGACTTCATCCCGGTCGCCGAAAGCTGCGGGCTGATCGTGCAGCTTGGGCTGTTTGCCATGCAGCAGGCGGCCGAGGACCTCGCCGGATGGCAAAAGCAGATCGGCGACGCACCGCTGTCGGTCTCGGTCAACCTGTCCAGCCGCCAGCTCATCCGCCGCGACCTGGTCAGCGATGTCCGCTCCGTCATCGCGCGGGCCAATCTGAAGCCGCGCTGCTTCCGGCTCGAACTCACCGAGTCCCTGGTGATGGATAACCCCGAGCAGACGGCGCATGTGCTGACCAAACTGAAGCAGCTCGGCATCGGCCTGTCGCTGGACGATTTCGGCACCGGCTATTCCTCGCTCGCCTATCTGACGCGGTTCCCGTTCGACACGATCAAGATCGACAAGAGCTTTGTCGACGACAGCACGCCCAAACGCGCCGTGCTGCTCAAATCCATGGTCAACATGGCGCATGAGCTCGGCCTGTCGGTGGTCGCCGAAGGCATTTCGGACGAACGCGATGCGCTGGAATTGCGCCAGATGGGCTGCGAATATGTGCAGAGCTTCATGTTCGGCGCGCCGATGCCGGGCGACCAGGTGCTGAAGACGCTGAAGGAGCAGTATCCGCTGACGCAGGCTTAG
- a CDS encoding type II toxin-antitoxin system RelE/ParE family toxin — MAVRLVWSPAARADLIDIYVIVGSENIRAADRYYDRLEARAMQLADQPRMGVRRPDIRPSARMLVEAPFVLLYETIPDTDDGPVEWVEIVRVVDGRRDLNRLF; from the coding sequence ATGGCCGTTAGGCTGGTCTGGTCACCCGCAGCCAGGGCGGACCTGATCGATATCTACGTGATAGTAGGCAGTGAAAACATACGAGCGGCCGATCGCTATTATGATCGGTTGGAAGCGCGGGCCATGCAACTGGCAGACCAGCCGCGAATGGGTGTTAGGCGACCGGACATCAGGCCTTCCGCACGAATGCTGGTGGAGGCGCCGTTTGTACTGCTCTACGAAACGATTCCGGACACCGACGACGGCCCAGTCGAGTGGGTTGAAATCGTCCGTGTGGTAGACGGGCGGCGGGATCTGAACCGTCTGTTCTAA
- the rnhA gene encoding ribonuclease HI, translated as MSKQVEIFTDGACSGNPGPGGWGAILRFNGTTKELSGGEAETTNNRMELLAAISALNALKEPCTVELHTDSKYVMDGISKWIHGWKKNGWKTADKKPVKNGELWQALDEANRRHKVTWNWVKGHAGHTENERADELAREGMAPFKKGSFKPAVSAPKPDAQPKQPAATKARRSTQSY; from the coding sequence ATGAGCAAACAGGTTGAGATCTTCACCGACGGCGCCTGCTCGGGCAATCCCGGTCCTGGCGGCTGGGGTGCCATCCTGCGCTTCAACGGCACCACAAAGGAGCTTTCCGGCGGCGAGGCCGAAACGACCAACAACCGCATGGAGTTGCTGGCCGCCATCTCGGCGTTGAATGCGCTGAAGGAGCCTTGCACCGTCGAGCTTCACACCGACAGCAAATATGTCATGGACGGCATTTCCAAGTGGATCCATGGCTGGAAGAAGAACGGCTGGAAGACCGCCGACAAGAAGCCGGTCAAGAACGGCGAGCTGTGGCAGGCGCTGGATGAAGCCAATCGGCGCCACAAGGTCACCTGGAACTGGGTCAAGGGCCACGCCGGCCATACCGAGAACGAGCGCGCCGACGAGTTGGCCAGGGAAGGAATGGCGCCGTTCAAGAAAGGCTCTTTCAAGCCAGCGGTGTCGGCGCCGAAGCCGGATGCCCAGCCGAAGCAGCCGGCAGCCACGAAGGCTCGTCGTTCGACCCAGAGCTATTGA
- a CDS encoding peroxiredoxin → MTISVGDKLPEVTFKTMTADGAKAITSAEIFPGKKVVLFGVPGAFTPTCSNNHLPGYLENHDAILARGVDTIAVVSVNDVHVMGAWAHFTGGEGKILFLADGSGDFARAVGLDNDLSAAGMGLRSKRFSMIIDDGKVTALNVETKPGVDESGAAHILGQL, encoded by the coding sequence ATGACCATTTCCGTTGGCGACAAGCTGCCCGAGGTAACCTTCAAGACAATGACCGCCGACGGCGCCAAGGCGATCACGTCGGCCGAGATTTTCCCGGGCAAGAAGGTAGTCCTGTTCGGTGTTCCCGGCGCCTTCACGCCGACCTGCAGCAACAACCATCTGCCCGGCTATCTCGAAAACCATGACGCCATCCTGGCGCGTGGCGTCGACACCATCGCCGTCGTTTCGGTCAACGACGTTCATGTCATGGGCGCCTGGGCGCACTTCACCGGCGGCGAAGGCAAGATCTTGTTCCTCGCCGACGGCAGTGGTGATTTCGCCAGGGCGGTCGGGCTCGACAACGACCTTTCCGCCGCCGGCATGGGCCTGCGCTCGAAGCGGTTTTCGATGATCATCGACGACGGCAAGGTCACCGCGCTCAATGTCGAGACCAAGCCCGGCGTCGACGAGTCCGGCGCGGCTCATATTCTCGGACAGCTCTGA
- a CDS encoding YqgE/AlgH family protein, whose protein sequence is MDLLRHKKTAAGRGFLDDQFLIAMPGMKDDRFTRSVIYICAHSDEGAMGLIINQTQQMLFPDLLVQLGIMNEQEAIRLPAQARDFVVRNGGPVDRSRGFVLHSGDYRVESSLTVSDDICLTATVDILRAISSGRGPRHALMALGYSGWGAGQLETEIAENGWLTCPASPELLFDADIERKYDRILASIGIDLAHLSLAAGHA, encoded by the coding sequence ATGGATTTGTTGCGCCACAAAAAGACGGCTGCTGGACGCGGCTTTCTCGACGATCAGTTCCTGATTGCCATGCCCGGCATGAAGGACGATCGTTTCACGCGCTCGGTCATCTACATCTGCGCGCACTCAGATGAAGGCGCGATGGGCCTGATCATCAACCAGACACAGCAGATGCTGTTTCCGGATCTTCTGGTGCAGCTTGGCATCATGAACGAGCAGGAGGCGATCCGCCTGCCGGCGCAGGCGCGCGATTTCGTCGTGCGCAATGGCGGGCCTGTCGATCGCAGCCGGGGCTTCGTCCTGCATTCGGGCGACTACCGCGTGGAATCGTCGCTGACCGTTTCCGACGATATCTGCCTGACCGCGACGGTCGACATACTGCGCGCCATATCGTCGGGCCGCGGCCCGCGTCACGCGCTGATGGCGCTGGGCTATTCGGGCTGGGGTGCCGGCCAGCTGGAAACCGAAATCGCCGAAAATGGCTGGCTGACCTGCCCGGCCAGCCCCGAGCTTCTGTTCGACGCCGACATCGAGCGCAAATACGATCGCATCCTCGCCTCGATCGGCATCGATCTGGCGCATCTCAGCCTGGCCGCCGGACACGCCTGA